The Acetobacter sp. DNA window GATGAGCGAGACCGCGCTGGCGATAAGCGCCCTGCGCGGGCTGCGTTCGCCGATGAAGGCCCAGCCGATCGCGGTCGTAAAGAAAGGCAACGTCGCGTAGAGTATCATCACGTTCGCCACACTGGTCAGTGTCAGGGAGACGGCATAGGCGGCCATCGACACAGCTGCGAGAAGGGAAGCGCCAAGCCCTGCCCACCCAAAAACGGTGTTTTTCGCAGGCCATAGAACAGCGATGACCAGAAGGGCGCACCCGGCAAAAAGGGAACGCCACAGAATCAAATCACCGACTGACACATTGATAAGACGCACAAACAGACCGGCTAGACTCCAGAACAACATCGCGACCGTTACAAGGAGCAGGCCGTATTGCCTCTGTCGTTGCATCACACCTCCAATAGTCTTGGATTCCTAAACATACCGACCGGTCTGTTTAGAATTGACGCATTAGAACGATCAGTCTAATTTTGTCCAATGAAAAAAAAGAACACTCGGGAAATTCTTATCGAGGAAGGGCTGAAAGCTTTTCTGATGAACGGCTTTGATGGCATAGGCATTCAGCCGATCCTCAGAAACGCCGGGGTTACCAAAGGATCGTTTTACAACTTTTTCCCCAGTAAGGAGGCCTACGCTCTAGAAGTGATCGATGCCTATTCATTTCGATATGAGGAACTGAGGCTGCGCATCTTTGCCTGTGATATTTCGCCATTAAATCAGCTTTGGCGCTACTTCGAAGAGCTTGAAACCGAAATTAAACAGGCACAGGAGGTGGCAGGGTGCCTCTACGGCGTTTTGTCTCAGACCAGTACCCCTCATAATGAAGTTTTGAGAAACCGTGTGAAAGTGGCGTTCGCCAACTGGCAGGAGCAACTGACTATACTGCTTGAAGAAGCAAAGACAGTCGGAGAACTGGAGGCTGAGGTCAATACCACAGATCTGGCCGGTGCCATCATTGATGCTTACGAAGGAGCGGTTGTCCGAGTCAGGGCTGAAGGCGACATGAAGCCGATGCGGCGTTTCCGGGAATTGACCCTGCAACGACTTGTTCCATTATCATAGCAGAAACAGTTGAATCAGGCGTGCCACATTCAGAGCCGTCACAACGCGGATGACAAGCTGTCGGCAACGATGGATGTCGGATCCCCAGCGTAGGCCAAATGCCATCTGGCGCAGATGGACAAAGTCCAGACCATCTCATCTCTTCTGTCCATGGGAGAGATTGTTTCGCTTCGGCTTGATCTGCCTCACCGCACCCGATAGGTTTCTCTGGCAGACAATTCTAGGTCTTCGCATAAGGCAGACACTGGTGCGTTGGGTGAGTAAGATGAAAGCCGGAAGATGGGGCGTGATTCTGCTGTTGCAGATTACGCTGTTTCTGGCTGCGCTGACCCCTGCTCAGGCGACCATGTTGCACGCACATGATCGCGCATCGTCTGTGCATATGAATGCCAACGGTATGGCGAAGGGAAGAGCGGCGCAAAGCGACACTTCCGTTTCGTCTGAATGTGCGGACCACTACCACGCTCCATCCGGGATGATACATTCACAGCATTGCAGTAACTCCCATCACGCGCATGGACCTGACTGCTGCATGGTCGGAGGATGTATTCAATTCTCGCTGTCGGCAGACTTCTGGGTGTCTGCCATTCATGAAAAACGGCTTTTCATTAAAACTGATTATCACCTCTTCGCCTTAGGCCTGCCACCGGGTGAAGCTGCCATACCAGCACTGCCACCTCCCAGAATCCTGTCCTGAAAACCGCCTGAGGCGGTGATCTGCCTGAAGGATTGCGCCTCCGGCCGTCCTCCCTTTGTGGTCTTTTTCAGGGTCTTTCAGACATGGTTGAGTCTGTTTTCCCGAAACGGACGTCCATCGTGCGTCGTCGTTTCGTTACCGGTGCTGCGGCTTTGAGCTGCGGCGCGGCGGTATTCCCAGCTCTGGCTCGCAAGGCCACGATTGAAAGCATGGTTTCGGCTGAATTGCCTGAGGCGGCATCATCCTTTCTCCTCAATGTCGAAAAAATTCCTGTTCGCGTGGGGAAACAGCATGCCAAAGGTGTGGGCATCAACGGCTCATTACCGGCTCCTACCTTACGCTGGCGGGAAGGCGATACTGTCGAGCTTCAGGTCAGAAACCATCTTCATGAAGACACGTCGATCCATTGGCACGGTATCCGTCTTCCGGCCGATATGGATGGGGTGCCGGGACTGAGCTTCGCGGGTATTCCTGCTGGAGAGACGTTTACCTACCGTTTCCCGGTCCGGCAGAACGGTACCTACTGGTATCACAGCCATTCCGGCGGACAGGAACAGGCGGGGCTTTACGGCGCACTGGTGATTGATCCAGCCGACAAGCCTGCTTACACGGCGGATCGGGATTATGTCGTACTGCTGTCCGACTGGACTAACGCCGACCCGATGGACATTGTCTCCAACCTGAAATTCGATGGCGACTATTACAATTTCCGCCAGCGCACGGTCGGCACCTTTCTGCATGATATCCGCAAAGACGGTCTGATGGCGAGTGTCCGGGACCGGCTCGCGTGGGGCGGCATGAACATGGCTCCCACGGATATTTCTGACGTGTCCGGGATCATCTACACCTATCTCATGAATGGCCGGTCGCCAGCGAAAGGGTGGGTAGGACTGTTCCGTCCGGGCGAACGCATCCGTCTCCGCTTCATCAATGCGGCTTCCATGACGCTGTTCGATGTGCGTATTCCGGGACTGACGATGCAGGTGGTCGCGTCGGACGGTAACGACGTGGAACCGGTGCCCGTCGATGAATTCCGTATCGCGCCGGCAGAAACATACGATGTGATCGTGCAGCCGACGACCGACGAGCCTTACACGATCTTCGTGCAGTCGGAAGATCGTACAGGCTATGCACGTGGAACACTTGCGACACATGACGGTCTTCTCGGACCGATCCCGCCCATGGACCCGCGTCCACTCAGGACGATGGCGGATATGGGTATGGGCAGCATGAAAAACATGTCCATGACTGGGGAGCCTAAAAGCGACCCGATGGCCGGTATGGATATGCCGTCTCATGAGAAGACTACGCCCGACAGCCAGTCAGTCGAGCAAGACAAGACAGTCCATCATCACGCAGCAATGCACGATATGGATATGAGCAACATGGCTGGAATGGACATGGGGAACATGGATATGCCCGGGATGTCCATGCATCATTCAATGCCGCATGAAGGAAGTTCGTCCAGTATCAAAGAACAGCGCGCTGTCTCCGGCAGTCCTGCGGCCATGCCGGAGACCCAGCCAGCAAAGTTGAAAACAGGTGTGGAGGTACAAAGTCTTGCCCCACAGCCACAAAACCGTCTTGGAGAAGCGGGAGACGGGCTGGATGGCAATGGACGCCGATGCCTGCGTTACACGGACTTACGCGCCCTGAAGCCGTGGACAGACCCACGTGAGCCTTCGCGGGAGATCGTGCTGCATCTGACGGGCAACATGGAGCGTTTCATATGGGGCTTTAACGGCAAGAAATTTTCGGAAGCAGAACCCATCCGGCTGATGCTTGGTGAGCGTGTCAGGTTTGTTCTGATCAATGACACCATGATGGAGCATCCTATCCATCTACACGGTTTGTGGAGTGAACTGGAGAACGGGCAGGGGGCGTTTCAGCCCTACAAGCATACGGTGAACGTCAAGCCGGGAGAACGGTTAAGCTATCTTGTGTCGGCGGATACGCCCGGATTGTGGGCCTACCATTGCCATCTGCTCTATCACATGGATACCGGCATGTTCCGGACAGTGGTCGTATCATGAGGCGCCGTCTGATCTTGGCCGCTCTGTTGATGGCGGCGGTACACGGCCCATCCTCGAAAGCCGAGCCCATGAATAAAGCAACGGCCGTTCCTTATGTTAACGGGATCATGCCCGTCATGGACCAGCGTATTTATGTCCATGCGCTCCTGGATCAGTTCGAGGCACGGTACAGTGGGAGTGGCGGACAGTTCCGCTATGACGGGCAAGCGTGGTTCGGTTCGGACTACAACAAGCTATGGTTGAAATCAGAAGGAACTGTTGGGACCAACGGAAGCTTCGGGGATGGGGATCATGAAGTCCTTTATGATCGCTCCATCTCACGCTATTTCGACCTTCAGTCGGGTGTAAGGTTGGACATCGACCATGGCCCCACACGTGCATGGGGCGCAATAGGCCTTCAGGGGCTGGCTCTTTACTTCTTTGACGCCGAGGCGACGTTCTATTTCAGTGACAGAGGAGTCGCTGGGCGTCTTACCGGTTCCTACGATATCTTTATTACCAACCGGTTGATTCTTCAGCCACAGACAGAACTTAATTTTTATTCAAATTCTGATGGCGCCCGTGGTGTAGGTCGGGGACTGTCGGATATCGATGCCGGGCTGAGATTGCGATATGAATGGCATCGAAAAATCGCGCCTTACGTTGGAATTACCTACTCGAAAATGTTTCATGACAACGTAGGTTTTCGAGACAATTCTGACGCAGTCGGCTCGGGAACGAATTTTATATTTGGTATTCGGAGCTGGTTTTGATGGTTTGTCGTCAGCAGCGATTCCTTGGTAAATTTTATTCTGATTAGGTGGAAAAAAGGGCTTCCACCTGATGTCGTTAACTATTGATTAAATGTTTTGCGTCAAACCTCAAGCAAGCCCGCGAGTGCGAAAGATCATGACCGCTCCATAGGGCGCAACAGATAACTTACTGTGACGACAGGATCAGGACGCATGGACTACTTTATTGTTCAGAAAATTGCTGAGAGCAAAGCGGTTGAACGTATTCGCGCGCTCTTTAGCGACCGCGAGGGTGTGACGGCTATCGAGTACGCTCTCATTGCCGGGCTGATTGCGGTTGCATCATTTGGTGCGATGAAGCTTGTTGGTACTTCCCTGCAGACTCTGTTCAGCACGATCTCCACGACGCTGGGTAGCGCGCCGACATCATCGGGTACCTAATATTACCTGACGGCAGGTTTGAAAGATGCTGCAATACATTGCGCTGGGTGCAGCATCTTTTCTGCTTATTTTTTCGGCTGGCACGGATATTTATTCGCGCAGAATATATAATTCAGCGTCTTTCTGTATTTTTTTTCTGGCGATTTTGGTGGCTCATGGACGGGGTGACCTTACCGAAGAAATGGTTGCAGTTATACTGATTTTTCCTTTCCTTTATACGCTGTGGATTTTGCGGATATTTGGAGGGGGGGACGTCAAATTTATTCTGGCTGTTATTCCGTTGGTGCCTCTTTGCCGTTTGGTTTCCATGTTTTTATCTATTTCAGTTGCTGGCATATTTGTGGCTTTGTGCTGTCTTGCTGTGTCACGTCTTGGTAAATGGGACCAGAAATACTCAGTATCCTTGTCCGGAGTTTCTGCCTTACGTGTAAAGTCACCCGTTTCAGTTCCTTATGGTGTGGCTATAGCAATGGGTGTTCTTGTTGAAACATTCAGAGATCAAGGCATGCAATGAAACTTTACCGTTATATATTGTATTTTTCCGTTGCTGTTCTAACGATTGTCTGCTTCGTCCTGATGTTCAGGTTGGCAACAAAGCAGCAACCGGCTCCAAAAATCGTTCAGGTTACGAAGCCTGAACCGATGGTTGCTGTGCTTGTTGCCAGCAAGCAACTTTATGCTGGCGAAGTTCTTCATCCTACCGATATCACTGGTGCCAGTATTCCAAAGGCCTTTGTGCTGCCGGGAACTGTGATGGATTCATCTGCTGCCCGTCAGAATGTGGTCGGCAGCCTGCTGCGTGTGTCAATCCCGAAAAATGCACCTGTCAGAGGTGAAGATGTTGTGCATGCAGGAGATGGGGGTTTCCTGGCGGCGCTTCTGAGTCCAGGTAAAAGAGGCGTTGCCATGCCGGTTGATCCCGCGAGCGCCGTTGGCAGTTTGATATGGCCGGGTGATTATGTGGATGTGCTTCTCATGCCAACGGAGACGCATGGTGAGGATAGTGAAGGCTTAGAAACGTCGTCTGTTAAAACGCTTTTGCAGAATGTTCATGTTGTCGCTGTGGACCAGCATCTTGTGCGAGGGAAGGGGCCTATAGCTGCAGAAACTCAGAGCGCTCGTACGGTCGTGTTGGAAGTGAGTGCTGAAGATGCTCAGAAATTAGCACTAGCCCAGAAGCTTGGGCACCTGACATTGACGTTAAGATCTATGACAAAATCAGCGGAAGATGTCTCTTCTGCTGGGGCTACCTGGGACGATGATATTTTTGAATCCAGAGTTAAAGAAAAAAAATCCAAAGAAAATAAGGTTGAAGAAACTCAAAATTCTCTACACGTTTTTAATGGATTGACGGAAGTTAAAGATAATGCGCATTAATTTCTTTAAGTTTGTTTTTATATTTTTGTATTTTTTTTCTTGCAATCTCATAGATGGCATGAGTTCTGTTGCTCAGGCGAAAATATCTTCGATTGTTACGCTTGAAGTAGGTAAAGGAAGGCTTATTGAGCTGGATGCAAGTGTTACAGGTGCATTTGCCGCAGACCCCAAGGTTGCTGAAGTAAGGCCGGCCAGTTCAAAGACACTCTTCGTATTCGGGACTGGCGTAGGACGAACCACAATCTCTGCTGTTAGCAATGAAGGTCAACCAGTGGCGCAGTATGATGTGATTGTGAATCCATCTCAATATGCTGCACATCAAGCGAGAGAAGATGCGTCTCGATCAGCAGGAATAAACTACGACGCCCATGCGGGTCAGAATGGGATTGATTTTACCGGGAATGCTCCAAATCCGGAAAATGCTCAACGTGCTTGGGAAATAGCTAAAGATCAGGCCGGTAAGTCTGAAGTTTATGATCGTGTACGCTTAAAGGAATCTACTCAGGTCAATCTGCAAGTCCAGATAGTTGAAATGTCTAGGCAGCTTGTAAGAGAAATTGGCGTTGAGTGGCAGAATGTGAATGCCTTAGGTACGAGTGCTGTCATTGGCGTTGCAACAAAGAATCCACTGGCCGCTCTGGCGTCAAGCCAAAGTAGTTTTTCTTTTCTATCGCGATTCAAGATCGGTGGACGGCAAACGACTTTAGAAACAGTTATTGACGCACTTGCGCAGGATCAATTGATTCACATGCTGGCGGAACCTAATCTGACGACGACCAGTGGTGAGCCAGCGAGTTTTCTTGTTGGTGGTGAATATCCAATTCCTATTTCATCATACAATAATACCATATCAGTTCAATTCAAGCAGTATGGTATTTCCTTGTCGTTTGTGCCGACAGTTCTATCCGGTGGACGAATAAATCTTCATGTAAGACCAGAAGTTAGTCAGCTTTCTAGCAACGGTGCGGTTTCTTTTGGTGAGGGAAACTCAAGTATAAGTATTCCAGCAATAACTGTAAGTAGAGCCGATACAACCGTAGAGTTGGGTAGCGGTCAAAGTTTTGCTATCGCTGGTCTTTTTCAGGATAATACAACAACTCAGGGACTTGGATTGCCTGGTCTCGGGGATATTCCTATACTGGGAGCGTTATTTAAGTCGAACAGTTTTCAGCATAATCAAAGTGAATTGGTTATTATTGTTACTCCTTATATCGTAAAGCCTGTATCTAACCCGGAGCTATTATCAAAGCCAGATGACCGTTGGACAGCTCCCGACGATTATCAAAGGGTTTTTCAGATGAGTCAGGGGGACGGAGATAGAAAAAATAATAGAAAATACAAAAAAGAGGAAAAAGCTCCTTCTGATATAGGATTTATGGTGGAATAAATGAAAAAATTTATCAGAATTTATTTTTTTTCTGCAACTGTAGTTTTTATCCTAAATGGTTGTGCTCAGATAGATCCGCTCTATCAGGCGTCAGCATGGAACGCACAAAATTCAAATAGAAAAAATCTTTTATTGCAGGTTGAAAACACAAACGATCTTTCTGTTGGAAGAGGTGTTGCAGATTATGATGGATCTCTGGCTGTGGAAGCAGTCAAGAGACTTCGGGATGGGAAAATAAAAAGTCTTGAAAAAATCAAGCTTAATGACGTTGCTAATAGTCAGTCAGGTGGATAATGAGCCAGTTTAAGTCGATTGATCATGGACACTCATTTGAAGCGGCTGCAAAGAAAAATTCGTCAGAGTTTACGATTCAAGGTTTTGTTTCTGATGTCGCTAGTGAAAATGTAATAAGAGAAGTTTTGGATGAATTTCATCCAGGAAAATTTTCGCTATCATGTCTGTCTTGTTCTCTTGCCGCGGTAAAGCTTAGTCGAGGACTGTCTCCAGATATATTAATTATTGATGTTTCAGGAGAGGAGCAGCCCATTACTGCGTTGGTTGAGCTTTCCAACATACTTGAACCGAATGTCAAAGTTCTAGTTATTGGCGATAGGCAGGATGCAAATTTTTATCGACAGCTAACAAGAGGTTTGGGTGTTGCAGAATATTTATATAAACCTCTTAATAGATCAATGGTTTCAAGATTTTTTGGGCCATTTCTCAATGAAGATGAATATACGCCTGAGGCCACTCGCGGAGGTAGAGTATTAGGTTTTGTTGGAGCGAGAGGGGGGGTGGGGACGACAACTATTGCAGCAAACTTTTCATGGTATCTAGGTGAGGTCGCGCGACGTCATAGTCTTGTTATAGATGGTGATTTGTATACAGGATCATTATCTATACTTATGGGAACAAAGACAGATAGTGGTCTTCGAACAGCATTTGAAACACCTCAACGTGTCGATGAATTATTTATTGAAAGAAGCGCGCAAAAAATAGGAGAAAGGTGCGATATTCTAAGTAGTCAAGCTGATATATCAGAAATTATTTCCATATCAAAAGCCGGACCAAGTCATCTTATCGATGTGGTTAAGAAAAAGTATAATTATATATCAATAGATATACCTAGAGGGTTTGGTGAAATTTCTAGAAGTATGATGGATTTATGTGAGCAAAAAATAATAGTGATTGATCCATCGCTTACTTCGTTGAGAGATGTGCTGCGATATATAGCGTATCAAAAAAATGGCCGATATGGTGCAAGGCCTTTAGTTGTATTAAACAAATTAGGTGAGCCAGGAACCCTTTCTCTTAAGGAAGTGACTGATGGACTTGGTCGTGCACCAGATGTGGTTATACCATTCCTTCCTAGAGTTATTAATGAATGTGAAATATCAGGATATCCAGCGGCTCGTTCGAAAAATTCATTTAGTTCTGCTATCTCTATTCTTGTTCAGGAAGCTGCCTCAGTAGCAATGGAAAAGAAAAAAAGTAAAGTTGGAAAAATAAGGAGTGGTATAGAGAGTATGTTTTTAAGGTTTAACTCATGAGCTTAACTCCTAGATTTGGAAAAATATTGCCTCAAACTTCGGTTTTCTCTGAAGAGAATGAGGATATTTTCAGTGTTCAACATAGAGAGACCATTGTTCAGTGGGCAGAATTACATGGATTATGTCTGGAGAGATTGGACCCGGTAGCTGTTTCTAAACTCCCTCCTGAGAGACTTATTCCTGAAATTGAGCGTGTAGTCGATGAGACAGCTACAGAAAAAAGAATTCAGCTTAATGCTCGTGAACAAAAAATTTTAGCTAATGAACTTGTAAATGATATAAATGGTCTTGGACCTATTCAGCCGCTTTTGGATGATGATAGTATTACAGATATTATGGTGAATGGACCATTTAAGATATTTGTTGAGAAATCAGGAAAGCTGGTTGAAAGTGGAACGAAATTTCGTGACAGACGCCATTTAATGGCTGTAAGTCAAAGAATTGCTTCTGCTGTTGGAAGGCGGATCGATGAGTCAAGTCCAACTGTAGATGCTCGTTTAGAGGATGGGTCACGTGTAAACATAGTATTTCCTCCACTTGCGCTTGATGGTCCTTATTTATCAATACGCAAATTTTCCAGAAAAAAAATAGATTTTAAAAAATTGGTTGAAAATGGAAGTTGTTCTATTCAACTCGCAAAAATATTAGAAATTGCTTCTCGTATACGTTTGAATGTTATTGTTTCCGGAGGAACAGGGTCGGGGAAAACAACATTGATGAATGCCATGTCACGTTTAATAGATCCTAGTGAGAGAGTAATTACAGTCGAAGATGCTGCGGAATTGCAGTTCCAACAACCTCATGTTGTTCGTCTGGAAACACGTCCGCCATCTATTGAGGGAACTGGTGAAATTACTCAGCGGGATTTGGTTCGAAACGCATTACGTATGAGGCCTGATAGGATTATCATCGGTGAAGTCCGTGGGCCTGAAGCATTTGATATGTTGCAGGCTATGAATACGGGACATGATGGAAGTATGTCTACAATTCATGCTAATACAACAAGAGATGCAATAACTAGAATAGAAAATATGGTTCAAATGGGTAATTTTGGATTGCCTACGTCTTCAATAAAAACACAAATAGTTGGAGCAGTTGACATTATAGTGCAAATAGAGAGGCAGCGTGATGGTATAAGAAGAATCGTGCAAGTGACGGATGTGTCTGGAATAGAAGGTGATATTGTTACATTGAATGATATCATATCTTTTCATATAGATGGTGAAGATTTTAACGGAAAAATAAATGGACATTACTCTGTTTCTAGGTCTCGCCCAAGTTTTTATAAAACTCTGATCTACTATCAACTTGATCATGTTTGGGCAAGTATTTTTGAGGAATAAGTTAATGAATGGTATATATGAAATATTTTTTTATTTCTTGGTAGTGATTTTGTGCAATATATTGTGTGTATTTTCATTTTTTAAGCAAAAAAAATTAAATTATTATATAAATAAGAGGTTTGATAGTGTTATTGAAAACAAAAAAAATTCTGATTTTTTTATTGATATTATTCCTGAAACGATAACAACTAAAGCTGTTAAGAAAACTTATGTCGACTATGTATTAAAAATACTTTTTGCCTTTGATAAAAATTCTGAGGTGTGTTCTATGCAGGAGTTGAAAAAATTTTGTTTTTTCTCTCTTTCTGTTTTTGTGTTTTGTTTTGTTTTGTTTGTTTCTTATTTTTCTTTTAACATAATGGTTCTTTTTGGTTTTTTCTTTTTGTGGATTGCATTTGTTAGATTCCATTTTGGCGGAAAAATTAATAAATTTAGGATAAATTTAGTTGAGCAATTACCTGACACTGTTTTTATGATGGCTAGGAGTTTAAAAATAGGCGTCTCATTATCTCGGACCCTCGAGCTGATTGCTAGGCAATCGCCTGAACCTACAAAATCTTTGTTTGATGATGTTGTGAAAAAAATATCTGTGGGCAAAGAGTTCGGTGAAGTTCTGGATGAGTTAGCGATTAGAGCTGGAATAAGCGAGTATAGATTTTTTTCAATTATTGCCAAATTGCAGAGCAGAACAGGTGGGGGGTTGGCTGATATTCTTGATGGGTTTGGAAAAAATATTAGAAAAAGAGTTTCAGCTAAAAGAAAGGCTATAGCATTGGCATCTGAAGCGCGTATGAGTTGTTATGTATTGTCAGCTCTTCCTATATTTATGGCTATTGTGCTTGCAATAATGAATCCACAATATGTTTCTGTGTTATATAAAACTCATTCTGGATTAAAATTATTATATGTAGCGTTATGTTTGTTTTTTTCCGGTATAGGGTCTATGTTTTTTATAACAAAAATGACGCTTAGGTGAAGTCATGTTGCTTTTTTCCATTTCTTACATAATTGTTGTTTTTATTTGTTTTTTTGATATTAGAAATATTATTTTTTTTAAAAAAAGAAAATTGTTGAGGTTGGAAGGGGTATATAAGAATGTAAATTATATAGAAAAAGAAAATATCAAAAATAAATCAATTGTATCTTCTTCATTGTATAAGTTATCTTTTTTATTATCAAAATTAAAAATATTTAATGTTTATGGAAATAGCGAAGAGAAAAAATATATAGACATATTTGGGATGGATTACAGTTATTTTTTATCTATAAAAATATGTAGTTCATTATTTTTTATTTTTGTGTCTATTTTATTTTCATTATTGTTTGGTTTTAGTTTTTTTTACTATATATTTATTTGTATTTTTTTCTGTTTTGTTGGATTCAAATTCCCTAATTTTGTTTTTAACCAAAAAAGAAAATTGCATCTTTCTCGAGTTGAAATGGGAATGGCTGATGCGCTGGATTTGTTTTTAGTGTGTGCAGAAGCTGGTCTGGCAATGGAATCTGCAATGGAATGTGTTGCGGTCGAGATGATTCTGTTAAATAAAGATGTCGCAGAAGAATTTAAAATAACTATTGATGAAATGAGAATTAATAGTGATAGAGTTAAAGTTATTGAGGATTTGGGAAAAAGAACTGGATTGATTGTTATGAAAAGACTGAGTGGTGCATTAATTCAAACGTTTGAAACGGGATCTTCCTTAGTTTCTGTATTGAGAGTTTTGGTTTCTGAAATAAGAGAGGATTCATTGATAAGATTTGAAGAAAGAGCAGCTAAGCTTTCTGTTATACTCACATTTCCAATGATAATTTTTTTATTGCCTTGTATATTTATAATAATAGCGGGTCCAGCGGTCCTTGGAATTATTGGTGTTCTTAAGGAATAATGTTGTATTTTAAATTTCATAGCGGACGGTGAGGCGGCGAAAACGCGATATCCATGTGAAGGTGCGTTTGATGACAAGCGATGTTTTCCGATATGGTTACTGCTTTCGATGCCTTTTCTGGCGATCCTATGCTTGGTCCTGCGACCATCCAATTATCCTGGACATTGGCATCGGATAGCAAAACAGTCAGCGAATACCCTGTCGGTCAGCGATAATGTGC harbors:
- a CDS encoding type II secretion system F family protein; its protein translation is MNGIYEIFFYFLVVILCNILCVFSFFKQKKLNYYINKRFDSVIENKKNSDFFIDIIPETITTKAVKKTYVDYVLKILFAFDKNSEVCSMQELKKFCFFSLSVFVFCFVLFVSYFSFNIMVLFGFFFLWIAFVRFHFGGKINKFRINLVEQLPDTVFMMARSLKIGVSLSRTLELIARQSPEPTKSLFDDVVKKISVGKEFGEVLDELAIRAGISEYRFFSIIAKLQSRTGGGLADILDGFGKNIRKRVSAKRKAIALASEARMSCYVLSALPIFMAIVLAIMNPQYVSVLYKTHSGLKLLYVALCLFFSGIGSMFFITKMTLR
- a CDS encoding type II secretion system F family protein — encoded protein: MLLFSISYIIVVFICFFDIRNIIFFKKRKLLRLEGVYKNVNYIEKENIKNKSIVSSSLYKLSFLLSKLKIFNVYGNSEEKKYIDIFGMDYSYFLSIKICSSLFFIFVSILFSLLFGFSFFYYIFICIFFCFVGFKFPNFVFNQKRKLHLSRVEMGMADALDLFLVCAEAGLAMESAMECVAVEMILLNKDVAEEFKITIDEMRINSDRVKVIEDLGKRTGLIVMKRLSGALIQTFETGSSLVSVLRVLVSEIREDSLIRFEERAAKLSVILTFPMIIFLLPCIFIIIAGPAVLGIIGVLKE
- a CDS encoding CpaF family protein — its product is MSLTPRFGKILPQTSVFSEENEDIFSVQHRETIVQWAELHGLCLERLDPVAVSKLPPERLIPEIERVVDETATEKRIQLNAREQKILANELVNDINGLGPIQPLLDDDSITDIMVNGPFKIFVEKSGKLVESGTKFRDRRHLMAVSQRIASAVGRRIDESSPTVDARLEDGSRVNIVFPPLALDGPYLSIRKFSRKKIDFKKLVENGSCSIQLAKILEIASRIRLNVIVSGGTGSGKTTLMNAMSRLIDPSERVITVEDAAELQFQQPHVVRLETRPPSIEGTGEITQRDLVRNALRMRPDRIIIGEVRGPEAFDMLQAMNTGHDGSMSTIHANTTRDAITRIENMVQMGNFGLPTSSIKTQIVGAVDIIVQIERQRDGIRRIVQVTDVSGIEGDIVTLNDIISFHIDGEDFNGKINGHYSVSRSRPSFYKTLIYYQLDHVWASIFEE